The Phyllobacterium zundukense genome contains the following window.
ATTGATGCGCGCGGTAATTCGATTGTCCGTGGTTTCCCCTGTCGAGACGGACATTTTCTCCGGGCGAACCGCAAGCGTCACGTCGACACCGTTGCCGGGCAGCCTTTCGGAAGCATGGATCACGGTGCCATCGGCAAGCCTCACTGCTCCATCTTCCACTTTGCCGGTCAGAAAGTTCAGAATCCCCGAGGAACTCGGCAGCAAAACGTGTCAGTGGCTTTTCGTAGACAGTTTCCGGTTCGCCGATCTGAACAATCCGACCTCTGTCGAGAATGGCGACCTTGTCGGAAAGCGTCAGCGCCTCTTCCTGATCATGCGTGACGAAAATCGTCGTCAGACCGCTTTCGCGCTGTATGCGCAACAGTTCCACCTGCATCTCCTGACGTAGGCGCCGGTCAAGCGCAGAAAGCGGCTCGTCGAGCAACAGCACGCTCGGCTTGATGACGATCGCGCGGGCGAGTGCGACGCGCTGCTGCTGACCACCCGAGAGCTGCTTCGGCGTACGGTCGCCAAAGCCGGGAAGGCGCACCATCTCCAATGCCCGCTCGACTTCCTTTCGGGCCGCTTCGCCTTTGATGCCGCGGCGTTCGAGACCAAAGGCGACATTCTGGGCAATCGTCATATGGGGAAAAAGTGCGTAGGACTGGAACATCATGCCGATATTGCGGCCCCACACTGGCACATGCGTCACATCATTGTTGCCGATCAACACGGCGCCCTGATCAGGATTTATGAAGCCGGCGATGATGCGCAGCAGAGTGGTCTTCCCGGAGCCGGACGGACCAAGAAGGCTCGTGAAGGAGCCTTCGGTGAATTCGGTTGAAATGTCGGTCAGGACAGATACCGCGCCATAGGTTTTTGCGACGGATTTGACTTTAACGTTTGTCACTGGTGTCTCCGGGTTTGGCGAAGCGCGCAAAGATCAGGATGGCGGCCATCGAACCCAGCAAAAGCAGGGTCGAGATCGCATTGATTTCAGGAGTGAAACCTTTGCGGATTGCGGAGTAAATTTGAACCGGCAGTGTCGTATAGCCGGGCGTTGCGAGAAAATATGAAATGACGAACTGATCAAGGGACACAGCAAAGGCGAACAGTGCTGCACCGAGTATGCTGGGGTAAAGGAGTGGTAGCGTTACCGAGAAGAATGCATGGATCGGCGTGGATCCGAGGCTCATTGCGGCTTCCTCGAGGTCTGCGCGGATGGTGCGAAATCCCGTGCCGACGACAAGCACCACATAGGGAATGGCCAGCGCGACATGCCCGATCAAAAGCGCGTGCATGCCGCGGCCGATGCCACTCCAATAGAAGAAGATCAGCATTGCCGTCCCGGTGATGAGCCAAGGTATGGCGATCGGGGGCAGGAGCAGGACCTGCAGCAGGCTCTTGCCTCGGAAGGTGCGACGTGACAGAGCGACTGAAGCCATTGTTCCCAAGGTTGTGGCGACCACCGAAGTAATGACGGCAATGATAATGCTGTTCATGCCAGCGGTGAGCAGTTGCCGGTTGCCGAGAAGCGCCTCGTACCAACGGGTCGAGAAGGTGAATGGTAGCTCGTAGAGTGGGGACGCATTGAAGCCCATCGCCATCATCACGAGGATGGGCGTGTATAGGAACATCAGCACGGCAATGAGGTAGAAGTGGCCAATCTGTTTCATGGTCTCTCCTATGCCGTGGTGCCGCGGCGCAGCACGCTGGAGAAAGTGGCAAATATGGCAAGCACAACGGCAAGCAGCGTAAACGAAAGGGACGCGCCAAGTGGCCAGTTGAATGCCTGGGTAAATTGGTCCTCGATTACGGTACCCATCGTAACGCCGACGCGGCCTCCGAGGATGCGAGGCTCCATGAATGACCCGATAACCGGAATGAAGATCAGCACTGCCCCGGAAATCAAACCAGGGGCAGCCATCGGCACGAGGATGCGGAACAGGATCGTCCACCAGCGGGCACCAAGGCTTGCCGCCGCCTCTATGATCGCGTCATCTATGGTGACAAGGGCGATGTAGCAGGTCAAAATCATGTATGGCAAGTAGCCGTGAACCAGGCCCATGACGATGGCGTAGCGGGTGTAGAGGAAGCCGATCGATCCGGCATCGGGCGCTATCATGTGGAGCACGCTGTCGAGAAAACCGTTCTCGCGAAGCACCATCGTCCACGAGAAGACGCGGACGAGACCGTTTGTCCAAAATGGCAGCAGGATGAGGATGAGCAGCGCCTCGCGCGCCTTGCCGAACGTCGAGCGCGCGAGTGCGACGGCGGCAAGAAAACCGAGCACGGCGCAAAGCAGCGTTGTCCAGAAACCGATCATCAGCGACGTCAAACCGATTCTCAGCAGGTACGGCTGATCAATAAAGGCCCGATATTGTTTCAGTGTGAAAACGATTGGGGCATTGCCCATCGGCGTTGCCGACATGAAGCTGAACACGAGCATGGTGAGCAGCGGCAGGAAAACGGCAAGCGTCAGCCAGCCATAGGTCGGCATCAACAGCGCTGTTGTTGCGACCCATGATGGGAGTTGGCGCCGGCTGCGCGGACCTTCCAATCCGCGCACTGACGCTACAGTCAGCTCATTATTCTGCATAGAAGGCTTTCACTTCCTGCCAGAGGTTGTTGAAGGCTTCGCGACGGTCGTCCGGAAGCGCCGACATAATATTTGTGGGCGTCAGATATTCCGGCTTGTGGATCTGGCGGCTGAGGTCGTCTTCCGGAAGGCCCTTGAGAGCGGCGGCATTTGACGATGCCGGGGCGCCTGCCTTGGTTGCCCACTCAACGTAAAAGGCCGGATCGATCAACCAGTTCGCGAAGGCCAACGCACCTTCTGCGTTAGGGGCTGATGCTGGAATGCCGAGTCCGTCGACCCAGCCGATGCCACCTTCCTTCGGAATAACGAACTCGACCGGTAGTTTCGAATTGCGCTTGGACCGCACCGAACCGCCCGACCAGAATACCGACAGGTCAAATTCCTTGGCGGCGAAAGACTTGTTCCACTGGTCTTCGGTGGACCACAGTAGCTTCACATTTGGTTTGATCGACTTCAAAGCCTTGGTGACTGCCTCAAGGTCCTTCGGGTTATTCATGTCCTGGCCAGTCATCAGCGCCCCGAGCGCCACGTTGATGACCGCATCATCATCCATGGCCACGCGGCCTTTGAAAGCTGGATCAGCAAGCGCGGCGTAGCTATCAGGCTTCGGAAGCCCCTCTCGAACGGCCAGTGAAGTCATGCCCCAGACCCAGGGAACAGCGTAACCCTTGCCATCTTTGCTAAAATTCGGGTTGTTGCGCAGATTTTCGTCCACGGTCGCGGCATTCGGCACCTTGGAGAAATCGATGGGCTGCAACAGGTCCTCGGCAACCGCCTGAGCGCAACGGGCGGCGTTGAGCACAACGAGGTCATACGTGCCGGGATTGGTTCGA
Protein-coding sequences here:
- a CDS encoding ABC transporter permease, producing the protein MKQIGHFYLIAVLMFLYTPILVMMAMGFNASPLYELPFTFSTRWYEALLGNRQLLTAGMNSIIIAVITSVVATTLGTMASVALSRRTFRGKSLLQVLLLPPIAIPWLITGTAMLIFFYWSGIGRGMHALLIGHVALAIPYVVLVVGTGFRTIRADLEEAAMSLGSTPIHAFFSVTLPLLYPSILGAALFAFAVSLDQFVISYFLATPGYTTLPVQIYSAIRKGFTPEINAISTLLLLGSMAAILIFARFAKPGDTSDKR
- a CDS encoding ABC transporter permease, with translation MQNNELTVASVRGLEGPRSRRQLPSWVATTALLMPTYGWLTLAVFLPLLTMLVFSFMSATPMGNAPIVFTLKQYRAFIDQPYLLRIGLTSLMIGFWTTLLCAVLGFLAAVALARSTFGKAREALLILILLPFWTNGLVRVFSWTMVLRENGFLDSVLHMIAPDAGSIGFLYTRYAIVMGLVHGYLPYMILTCYIALVTIDDAIIEAAASLGARWWTILFRILVPMAAPGLISGAVLIFIPVIGSFMEPRILGGRVGVTMGTVIEDQFTQAFNWPLGASLSFTLLAVVLAIFATFSSVLRRGTTA
- a CDS encoding PotD/PotF family extracellular solute-binding protein; the protein is MTDITRRNTLKLMSAALLAGASFSVLPLRAFAAGTITVLNWQGYGTDEAWSVKAFSEKTGIEVVHDYYSSESEMLTKLRTNPGTYDLVVLNAARCAQAVAEDLLQPIDFSKVPNAATVDENLRNNPNFSKDGKGYAVPWVWGMTSLAVREGLPKPDSYAALADPAFKGRVAMDDDAVINVALGALMTGQDMNNPKDLEAVTKALKSIKPNVKLLWSTEDQWNKSFAAKEFDLSVFWSGGSVRSKRNSKLPVEFVIPKEGGIGWVDGLGIPASAPNAEGALAFANWLIDPAFYVEWATKAGAPASSNAAALKGLPEDDLSRQIHKPEYLTPTNIMSALPDDRREAFNNLWQEVKAFYAE